The window AAAACTCCGCCCCTCTTATTGAGTGAGACTCAGGCAGGAAGGCTGATACACAAGCCCTGAAAGAAAACACCAGACCCTGAACCTTGCAAGCTCAGACCTCATTGTCTCAGAAACGGCAGCGGATTCCCTACTGAAATCTTATATGGAAAGAGTGAAAAATGTACCCGCCTCCTCAAGGGGTTATACTTCGATTTTACTGATCTTTGATGAGGCGCTTGACGGAATAGGGCACGGAACCAACCGGACCGATCGGATGAAACCGCGCAACAAACCGGGCTGTCACTGGACCGAGCACAGATGGGACCGCAGCACCCGCTCCAGCTCCTCCGAGCTCCGGAACGCCCGGTTCGCCAGATGGCCCTTCGGGTGTGCCCACAGTGTCTCGCCCGGCACTCCGATTGGGTTTCCGGTTTGTCATGATTTCTGGACTGCTTTTCCGCGGTATTGGCAGCGCCGAGCGTCTGTTTGATGGTCGAGGCAGGGCGCCCCGGTTGGCGCCCGATCGCTCGCAGGCTCTGGCCTTGGTGGTGCAGATCCGCGATCCGTTCCCGGTCGGTCAGAGTCAGAAAACGCGGGTACACCTGCGCTTCGAGCGCGGCTAGGGTTGGCGGAGGGCTGGTCAGGGACTTGGTGGTCGTCTACCCGGTGGGGAGTCCACGCTACGCCCGTCGGTGTAGAGCCAGCTGTTACCGGACTTGCGTACCCTGTGGTCCCAGTCCCGTGCGGTGCGCTCGTTCACCCCGACTTCTCGCGCGGTCTGTCGGGGCACGTGTGCGCAGGCGTTCGTACTCCTGGCGCGCTGGGTACGGCCGTTGTCGGCGTTGTGCGCTCGGCCCGGCCTGACGAGCCCGCCCCAAGGCGGTGTTCCGGTTGATCTCGAGCAGCCGGGCTACCTCGGTGGCGTTGCCGATCTGGTCCATCAGTTCCAGGAACCGTGCTCGCAGACGATCCCGTTCTTCCCTCGAAAACGACACCGTGGTCGCAATGTCCTGAAAGTCAGGGTGTTGCGACCACCGTTAGAACCTGAGCTCCTCCGGGCCCGCGTGGTGGAGGTTGCGTGGCCGACTGGCCGACCAGCGGCGTAGCTCACGCCAGCGCGGGCTTGAGCACCACCTTGGTCCAGCCGTCCTCGCGGTTGTCGAAGTGCTCGTAGGCCTCCGGTGCCCGCTGCAGAGGCAGGTCGTGGGACACGATGAAGGACGGCTTCGCGCGGTCCCGGTGGATCATGTCCCGCAGTTGCCGGTTGTAGGCCTTCACCGGCGCCTGGCCGGTACCGATCTTCTGGCCCTGGAACCAGAACGTCCCCATGTCGAAGGTGAGCCGACCGTTGCGGGCCATCTCGTCCGACGCTCCGGGGTCGGAGGGCAGGAAGATGCCCACGACGCCGATGCCGCCGGTGAACTTCACCGACTTGACCAGGTTGTTCATGGTCATCTCGGGGTGCTCGACACCGAGATGGTCGTGGGCCTGGTAGCCGACGCACTCGCAGCCGCAGTCCGCGCGGCGGCCGTCGGTGAGGTTGAGGATCTGCTCGACCGGGTCGCCCTTGGAGTCGTCCACGGCGATCGCCCCCATCCTCTCCACGAGGCGCAG is drawn from Nocardiopsis dassonvillei subsp. dassonvillei DSM 43111 and contains these coding sequences:
- a CDS encoding helix-turn-helix domain-containing protein yields the protein MYPRFLTLTDRERIADLHHQGQSLRAIGRQPGRPASTIKQTLGAANTAEKQSRNHDKPETQSECRARHCGHTRRAIWRTGRSGARRSWSGCCGPICARSSDSPVCCAVSSDRSGWFRALFRQAPHQRSVKSKYNPLRRRVHFSLFPYKISVGNPLPFLRQ